The following are from one region of the Acanthopagrus latus isolate v.2019 chromosome 2, fAcaLat1.1, whole genome shotgun sequence genome:
- the LOC119033722 gene encoding olfactory receptor 52D1-like, whose translation MMLNSTSSTLSYFILGAYLHVGNLRYLYFMLTALLYIVIVFVNISLIVVICMNRSLHEPMYMFLCSLFVNELYGSSGLFPFLLTQILSDIHTVPASFCFLQIFCLYTYASIELCNFVVMSYDRYLAICCPLQYNTRMSLNKVFVFIIAVWLYSFVKFLITFSLALRLKLCGNIIDSLYCRNYLIVKLACSNTRVNNIYGLFSFVLSVIVPLFPIIFSYRKILHICFSGSKQTRQKAVSTCTPHLMSLLNFSFGCVFEVLQSRFNLNSLPNMLQIFLSLYFLTCQPLFNPVLYGLKMSKIRTLCKLLVFGKM comes from the coding sequence ATGATGTTGAATTCAACTTCATCAactttgtcttattttattctTGGAGCTTATTTGCATGTTGGAAACTTAAGATACCTGTATTTTATGTTAACAGCTTTACTTTacattgttattgtgtttgtcaACATTTCCCTCATCGTGGTTATCTGTATGAACAGGAGCTTACATGAACCTATGTACATGTTCCTGTGcagtctgtttgtaaatgaactgTATGGTAGTTCAGGGTTGTTTCCGTTCCTTCTGACTCAGATTCtctctgacattcacactgttcctgcttcattttgtttcctgcagattttctgtttgtatacatATGCAAGTATAGAATTGTGTAATTTCGTCGTCATGTCTTATGACAGATATCTTGCTATCTGTTGTCCTCTGCAATATAATACACGCATGTCATTAAACAAGGTGTTTGTCTTTATAATTGCAGTATGGTTGTATTCGTTTGTGAAATTCCTAATTACTTTTTCGTTAGCATTACGACTGAAACTGTGTGGAAACATTATAGACAGTTTGTACTGTCGTAACTACTTAATTGTCAAGTTGGCCTGTTCGAACACTAGAGTGAATAACATCTAtggattgttttcttttgttctctctgttATTGTCCCTTTGTTTCCGATAATTTTCTCTTACAGGAAAATtctccacatttgtttttctggctCTAAACAGACGAGACAGAAAGCTGTCAGCACCTGCACACCTCACCTCATGTCTCTGCTCAACTTCTCTTTTGGTTGTGTCTTTGAAGTATTACAGAGCAGATTTAATTTGAACAGTCTACCAAACATGTTGCaaatttttttgtcattatacTTTCTGACTTGCCAACCGCTCTTTAACCCTGTACTTTAtggactgaaaatgtcaaaaatacgTACATTATGTAAACTTCTTGTTTttggtaaaatgtaa
- the LOC119033748 gene encoding olfactory receptor 52D1-like, producing MINSTQVSYFTLSAYTDTRLFRYLYFIIIMTIYCSIICCNILLIVVICMNRSLHEPMYMFLCSLFVNELYGSSGLFPFLLTQILSDIHTVSASLCFLQIFCVYTYASIEFSNLAIMSYDRYLAICCPLQYNTRMTSNRIVILIALTWLYPFLAIFILISLSASLQLCGNTINKVYCDNYSIVKLACSNTTVNNIYGIIYTVAFIVIVLAIFYTYIKILKVCFFGSKQTRQKALSTCTPHLASLINFSCGCFFEIVQNRFNMKHVPHMLRIFLSLYWLTCQPLFNPVLYGLNITKIRITCKNIVFGKM from the coding sequence ATGATAAACTCTACACAGGTCTCATATTTCACACTCAGTGCCTACACTGACACCAGGCTTTTTAGATACTTatatttcattatcattatgacTATATATTGTTCAATAATCTGTTGTAATATTTTGCTCATCGTGGTTATCTGTATGAACAGGAGCTTACATGAACCTATGTACATGTTCCTGTGcagtctgtttgtaaatgaactgTATGGTAGTTCAGGGTTGTTTCCGTTCCTTCTGACTCAGATTCtctctgacattcacactgtttctgcttctctttgtttcctgcagatcttctgtgtgtatacatatgcAAGTATAGAATTTAGTAATTTAGCCATCATGTCTTATGACAGATATCTTGCTATCTGTTGTCCTCTACAGTATAACACACGTATGACATCAAACAGGATTGTCATTCTTATTGCTCTGACATGGTTATACCCATTTcttgctatttttattttgatatcttTAAGTGCCTCTTTACAGCTGTGTGGGAACACCATTAACAAAGTGTACTGTGACAACTACTCTATTGTCAAACTGGCCTGCTCTAACACAACAGTAAATAACATTTATGGAATAATTTACACTGTTGCATTCATTGTTATTGTTCTTGCAATATTTTACACATATATAAAGATTCTTAAAGTTTGTTTCTTTGGTTCTAAACAGACGAGACAGAAAGCTCTCAGTACCTGCACACCTCACCTCGCTTCTCTGATCAACTTTTCTTGTGGGTGTTTCTTTGAAATTGTACAAAACAGGTTTAATATGAAGCATGTACCTCATATGTTACGCATCTTTTTATCATTATACTGGCTGACATGTCAACCGCTCTTCAATCCTGTACTCTATGGACTGAATATAACCAAAATCCGCATTACCtgtaaaaatattgtgtttggTAAGATGTGA
- the LOC119007646 gene encoding olfactory receptor 142-like has product MINFTQVSYFILAAYFDNGTLKYFYFMIVMCLYIVIVSANLLLIVVICMNRSLHEPMYMFLCSLFVNELYGSSGLFPFLLTQILSDIHTVPASLCFLQIYCIHTYGAVEYLNLAIMSYDRYLAICCPLQYNTRMTSNKIAMLIALTWLYPLLACIVIIYLNSHSQLCGNIILKVYCDSHSVVKLACSDAHVVNIYGLLASFGTIFGALIFITYTYIKILLVCFSGSKQTRQKAVSTCTPHLASLFNFSIGASFELLQSRFDMKSLPNMLRIFLSLYFLTCQPLFNPIMYGLKMSKIRVMSKNLMSNVS; this is encoded by the coding sequence ATGATAAACTTTACACAggtttcatatttcattctcGCTGCTTACTTTGACAATGGAACTTTGAAATACTTCTATTTTATGATtgtcatgtgtttatatattgttattgtCAGTGCCAACCTTCTGCTCATCGTGGTTATCTGTATGAACAGGAGCTTACATGAACCTATGTACATGTTCCTGTGcagtctgtttgtaaatgaactgTATGGTAGTTCAGGGTTGTTTCCGTTCCTTCTGACTCAGATTCtctctgacattcacactgttcctgcttctctttgtttcctgcagattTACTGCATTCACACTTATGGAGCTGTTGAATATTTAAACTTGGCCATCATGTCTTATGACAGATATCTTGCTATCTGTTGTCCTCTTCAATATAACACACGTATGACATCTAACAAGATTGCCATGCTTATTGCTTTAACATGGTTATATCCTTTGCTTGCATGCATTGTGATAATATATTTGAATTCCCATTCACAGCTGTGTGGTAACATCATTCTTAAAGTTTACTGTGATAGCCATTCTGTTGTCAAGCTGGCGTGTTCAGATGCCCATGTGGTTAATATATATGGACTACTTGCATCTTTTGGCACAATCTTTGGGGCTTTAATTTTTATTACTTACACATACATTAAGATTCTTCTAGTTTGTTTCTCTGGttcaaaacagacaagacagaaagCTGTCAGTACCTGCACACCTCATCTTGCATCCCTCTTTAACTTTTCTATTGGGGCTAGCTTTGAGTTATTACAGAGCAGGTTTGACATGAAAAGTTTACCAAATATGTTGCGAATTTTTCTATCACTATATTTTCTTACATGCCAGCCACTTTTTAATCCTATAATGTATGGcctgaaaatgtccaaaatccGTGTCATGAGTAAAAATCTCATGTCAAACGTCagctaa
- the LOC119033733 gene encoding olfactory receptor 52D1-like gives MINATTSAYFSLTAYFDAAVFKYLYFLIIFSLYILIVSANLLLIVVICMNRSLHEPMYMFLCSLFVNELYGSSGLFPFLLTQILSDIHTVSASLCFLQIFCVYTYASIEFSNLAIMSYDRYLAICCPLQYNTRMTSNRIVILIALTWLYPFLAIFILISLSASLQLCGNTINKVYCDNYSIVKLACSNTTVNNIYGIIYTVTLVIIVLAIFYTYIKILKVCFFGSKQTRQKALSTCTPHLASLINFSCGCFFEIVQNRFNMKHVPHMLRIFLSLYWLTCQPIFNPVLYGLNITKIRITCKNIVFGKM, from the coding sequence ATGATAAACGCTACAACATCTGCATATTTCAGCCTTACTGCCTACTTTGACGCTGCAGTTTTTAAGTACTTGTATTTcctgattattttttctttatatattttgattGTCAGTGCCAACCTTCTGCTCATCGTGGTTATCTGTATGAACAGGAGCTTACATGAACCTATGTACATGTTCCTGTGcagtctgtttgtaaatgaactgTATGGTAGTTCAGGGTTGTTTCCGTTCCTTCTGACTCAGATTCtctctgacattcacactgtttctgcttctctttgtttcctgcagatcttctgtgtgtatacatatgcAAGTATAGAATTTAGTAATTTAGCCATCATGTCTTATGACAGATATCTTGCTATCTGTTGTCCTCTACAGTATAACACACGTATGACATCAAACAGGATTGTCATTCTTATTGCTCTGACATGGTTATACCCATTTcttgctatttttattttgatatcttTAAGTGCCTCTTTACAGCTGTGTGGGAACACCATTAACAAAGTGTACTGTGACAACTACTCTATTGTCAAACTGGCCTGCTCTAACACAACAGTAAATAACATTTATGGAATAATTTACACTGTTACATTAGTTATTATTGTTCTTGCAATATTTTACACATATATAAAGATTCTTAAAGTTTGTTTCTTTGGTTCTAAACAGACGAGACAGAAAGCTCTCAGTACCTGCACACCTCACCTCGCTTCTCTGATCAACTTTTCTTGTGGGTGTTTCTTTGAAATTGTACAAAACAGGTTTAATATGAAGCATGTACCTCATATGTTACGCATCTTTTTATCATTATACTGGCTGACATGTCAACCGATCTTCAATCCTGTACTCTATGGACTGAATATAACCAAAATCCGCATTACCtgtaaaaatattgtgtttggTAAGATGTGA